The segment GTATTCGACTTACTTCGATTCAATTTCACAATTCaagtcaataatttaaatttgtagcttagttcaaattttcaaacccGATTTCATCACCAAATGATTCTATactattttaatacaaaattattaacaaaattcaaccaaaacgCAAAGGAATCAAGctatttctcaaattttcaaaaccagaAATACCCACTCCTAAAACACCCAAAATCTATACcaatatatttaaatctctaCAAGAGAAAATACTAAACATGATAAGAAATGATTTATTAACCTTTGGTGTCATTTTCGTTATCGGAAAATTGGTGAAAAGCTTGTGGAAGTCATAGGATCTCTATGTGCACAGTAAAGGTTTGAATATACGAGGTGGCAATGCGACTTTTCAAACCTGAAATGAATTTTAAGGGTCCTTCATGTATGGGCATTTTCATCATTGTATAAACTATtggttatattcatttaatattaaaaaatttagttaattatatttagtttaaattaattgtgattaattgaattaatttcccTTAAGTTGTTTCacattaatattcaattatacatttcctgtatatataaatatattcaattaaaaagtcctaataattttatacatacaaCTAAGCTTTCACATGAGGCACATACCacaattagggttggattcgaaccgagctcgagtttggtttacatatagctgagctcgagctcgtcgttattaaaacattattaaaacaaattacatAAAGTCAAGTTCGAACTTAGCTCGAATTcggttcgactcatttttcgttattaaaacgacgttgttttaatacatattggttaaaacgatattgttttctatcaaaatttttaattaaaaaatttttcgagtagctcgagctctaCTAACCTCGTGTAGGGCTGACTCGTTCaagccaagctcgaactcgaacaGGTTCGATTTGAGTATAGTCCTAACCACAATCAAAAAGGTAAGAGTCATAAAAGTACTTACATTTACCCTTTGACGACAAATTCATAACATCTTTTGTCAAAAATGTCAAGATTTTTTTGCTTGTTTCCACactattttttatcaaattagacAGTTtcatattaaagataaaatatcacttaattatataatattatattattattaatgcatataaatatttcattatttgttaaCGATAAATGAACATATTATGTTAAtagaattgattttttaataaattaagagaTGTCAGAAATGgcttttaaataatttacataaattaatttatgaaaaagttaGGGCAATTTCcgagattaaattatatatttatataacttatttggaaaaaaaaaatcatggtAAAAACACCCTCGAAGTGGAACCTGACTTGTATTTGGTTGTgttatttggtttgaatttgatttgattatatttagaCAAAGCTCAAGTTCATCGAGTTAAAAAGTTTTTtgattcaagttcaaatttgagataCTAACAGTTGactcaattataaaaattatatttaaaccatatgatttaaattcaagGTTAGAAAGAGATTTTAaggtataaatttaatattttattcgaattgagTTATAAGCTTGTGAGCTTGTCAAACTGacaaacaataaatttgagCTCATCTCAAGAGTCAAACTTGAACAAGTAAAGCTCGAAAATAATTCAACGACAATCGAGCCACACTACAAGTGACCCGATTTGTTTGCAGCCCTAGTTGGGCTGCACAGACTAGTAAAAGATTGGCCCATCTTATATGATGTGTACTACAAATAAAGGGCCATTTGTTTGCGGGCAGCAGAGTAAAGCGGCCGAATTTTTTACCGTGGTCTAATCTCAAAGAGGACTTTGCATGCGGGCAAAATTCACAATGTAGTTTGAACAGAatgtgtaatattatatatatatatatctattttaaatatataaatatgtatatttttatatatattatcatataatttagtattattttatcattaatttaaaattattcaattatataatgacacatataaataaatatatatttgtatacctaaaaagatatacacataaatttattgtttgatttatgAGAATGCATGTGTTTCAagaacaaatcaaataattgatgCATATTCAAATTATAACCATTAATAAGAGATAtcattaaaacataaaaaaagttttcaaacctCTAAATcgaaactaaatatttttttacctgaTAACCTAAACTGATCCGATTGTATGCATATGataataggccaaatgactttcccacccaaggtttgatgaaaacatatattctcactttttaaattattaattttaacgatcattaagtatttaaatcatCTTATCCATGTGAGAAAATCAATCATTAGTTTTAACGATCATTAAAACGAATGatcattattatttcttttataataatcCTCGTACCGGAACAACTTCAATTCTAAAGGAGCTTATGGTCGAGAGAATGAAGAAAACCTCCTATGCCCTagtgcattattattatttcttttagttttGGGAGATCTATCATGAGATTGCACTTTTAGTTTAcaaaattaacagaactctGTCCTTTCtttataatatgttttgatACAACCcttaaatcaaaattgaaaaacgGACAGGCAAGGCAacatactatttcttttttaattcccTAAATATGAACATATATTTACGAGCAAAGATTCTATAAATATGAGATTTCATCAAACATGTTGATTGTCTTGTAGCCAAAGCTGTGATAATAATATAAGCCATGATTCCGTCTCTTTCTTTCACTCTCTTTCATcagtttatgaaaaattaacgagttaagtattattattatcatgacCAAATGACTGTTAGTTTTGATGAAGTGACATTCCTCAcctttaaatttatagttcaatCATTGAGATAAGGTGCATTAACTTGATTGAATCACGATCCGACTGTTTAATAGTCATGGTGAAATGACAATTCCATCAAGTAAACGGTGTCACCGGATAGTTATTGATAGAATAAACAATACCACTTAAGGGTTAAATCATGTCATCAAATGAGTAAATAGTATTATCACGTGAGGTGAATAGTATCACCAGAGGAACGAACaaaccaaactcgaattgaattGTTAAATTAGAGCtccaatttgagtttgactcggtttaaattataaaaaaagataattatcaTTGCCCTATTTAACCTAATTTGGAGTGAAAAtgtcaaaatcacttaattcgCTTACCCTGGCGGTACATTTTTGTAGCCGTCTTCATCTCCtgcttttaaatttttgtacCTCCTCACCAAATCCACTCACCGAAATCCCCCGAAATTTTTTCAAGGTTTCTTCCAAACCTCCATGAAGACTCAAATTCTGGCTTGCCCTGCAAAATCAGAAAACTTTCAGAACAGATgtcaaaaatggtagcaattaTTAATAACCCCATCTACAAACAACATGtgaaacaaaaaacaaagtGACCATGCGTAGAAATTTTCTGATGACTCAACGAACCCAAGAAATTGAAATGCCATAACTTCAGATTTAAAACTGTCTCTATCTAAGCATTTACACACTCCTGTGGTTTCTACCACACTATTAGAGAAGTGCTTTTGCCTGAGAAATCCCACAACTTCTAATAGtagaaaaaatgaaagttgttttgatttatgaatGATCCAACGTTCAAGCTGCTGAGAAATCTACAGTTGTGGtgttaattttgtttctttgtttcagTACAGGGaattaaatgtgaaaaaaaagtATTGAGAAAGTGGGTTTTGATCAAAAGAATTGATCTTATGCATAAGCAACtctatttcaaatcaaattagctGGTTGAATCACTAGAATATCAACCCAATAGGTCAAATTTTGAGCATGAATCTCACTTACAATAACTAACGAAAAGAAAACCagattttttctaaaataatataaagataagtTTCATGCATATAGGCAGGCAATGCTAACAATAAATGGAGAAATCAGCAGGTGTATGGAATTCAAAcgatttcaaaatcatatttttacatGTCATAAAACTTAGAGGACATAGCCGTTTTCCTTGGGAAGGAAGAGAAGCATATGTAGATGTTACACAACTGCTCATTGGTCCAGTAATTTGTCATGTGCTAGTCTGAGACCAGAAATGCATACACGCACACAGCGTAAAGGAGATTATTTACGCTGTGCAACAATAGAAACCTGAAATAGCTGGAAGAAGAATACAGTCAATGAGACAATACTCCGAAGCTTGATGCCTTTTGTCCATTTCTGAATAAAAGTACCAACAAAGTGAGAAAATTTCATTCTCAAGCTCCCAACTAACTGGTTAGTTGatcaataggaaaaaaaatgaaagttaatAGTCTAGGCAAATGTAAATATATAAGAACTGCATGGAGGCCACCAAGTGGCACCTTGCAACCAACCTTTAACCACACTTGCATGCAAAGTTCAAGTACCAATTTCGTACTATAGCAAGAATTTAAAAGTCAGAAACatgataaaaattcaaaaactaaaaggGACTAATGAATCATTCAACACTGTTCTTGTTcttaacaacaaaaaatagTATATTACAGGGTAATGCTACCCATCATATAAGAGCAATTGCAAGGCCACcaaaaaaattttccatttgTCAAAAGGACAAAAGGTGAACCAAATCCACAATATTCATCATACTTCTCTCAAGCAGGGACAAGAAATAATTACCAAACTCCAATATAAAAGACTCTGCAACCATTAACAAGCCCACAAAACTGTAGACAGGCAAAGCTTAGGGACAGGACTAAAGGGCTTCTTTGTAAtcagagtttgaaaaataaaggtGTTACACAAATTCTATAAACTAGTAACTGTAATTTGAAACAAGTATGATTCTCTAACATACGTATGTAAGAAACATACAGCATTCTGCTAAAAAGTTTGCACCTATTTGCTTCTCATAACCTTTGGACTTGGCAGACACAGAAATAGGAACTAATGGTGCAGGAAGGTTACCAAGCTTCATATGATAATCAGGAATTGTAGCTAGCAAACCTATCACCCCTTGAATATGGATTTCTATGGCCAAAGTATAAGACTGAACTagaataaatcaaacaagattGCAACGTTTTCAGTTTTCAGTTATATATAATGCATATGACTATCCAGTCTAATGAGGTACTGTTGAAATGGCTGAGTACAGCGCCTCAATGAAGAATAAAAAACCACAGTAGCACAACTAAAAAACTATCACTCCAATgccaataaaaacaaataagcaAAGCAACACATTCAACAGAAAAATAGGCTGAATCTGAAAAAAATCAATGCTTTATAAGTATCAACGAGATTCTTTAAGCTCAATTTAGGGCCTCCAACTCAACTCAGCGATtgtgattgaataattcaaAGTACAAATAGTAAACTGTAGTAAACTTGTTCTACAACAACTCAATTATGAATCACAGAACCATAATAGGAGACAATAACTTTTATTCCAATGATAACAAGTTAAGCAACACATTCAGCAGAAATAACCTGACTCCCAATATTTGATCACCACTGCTATCATTGCTACACATTCTCCAAGTACCACTTGTATGTATCAACAAGTCCACCTTTAAGCTCAATCTTTGGCCTCCATCCCATGTCCGCCAGCTTGGAACTGTCCATCAACTTCCTTGGCGTCCCATCCGGCTTCGAAGAATCCCAAACAAGCTCTCCCTCAAATCCCACAACCTCCTTCACCAACTCAGCCAACTCCTTAATAGTCACCTCCTTCCCGCTACCCACATTCACATGTTCCAAACCTCCATAATTCTCCATCAAATACACACACGCATCCGCCAAATCATCCACGTGCAAGAATTCCCTCAATGGACTGCCACTTCCCCACACTACCACTTCTTTAGCTCCTTTAACTTTAGCTTCGTGAAATCTCCGCATCAATGCGGGCAATACGTGAGAATTTTCGGGATGAAAATTATCGTTCGGTCCGTACAAGTTCGTAGGCATCCCCGAAATCGCGTCAAAGTTGTATTGAATCCGATACGCTTGGCACATTTTAATACCAGCGATTTTAGCCACGGCGTACCACTCGTTAGTCGGTTCTAACGGGCCAGTCAACAGCGCCGACTCGGGAATCGGTTGCGGAGCGAATTTAGGGTAAATGCAAGAGGAGCCGAGGAAAAGGAGTTTCTTAACGCCGTGACGGAACGAAGAATCGATGACGTTGGTCTGGATTTGGAGATTGATGGCGATGAAATCGGCGGGGTAAGTGTTGTTGGCGTGGATGCCGCCGACTTTTGCGGCTGCAAGGATGACATAATCCGGCTTCTCCGCGGCGAAGAAAGCGTGGACATCGGATTGACGAGTTAGATCTAGCTCGGCGTGGGTGCGAAGGATGAGGTTAGTGAAGTTGAGTGAAATCAATTTGCGGACGATGGCGGATCCGACTAGGCCGCGGTGGCCGGCGACGAAGATCTTGGCGGATCTGTCGGAGAGAAAGGAGGAGGAGGAGTCTGTAGAGAGAAGAAGAATAGAGTAAGTTAGGAAGTGAAGATCTGAGGGAATGAGAAAAGTTGAGAAGATTTTTCTAGGGAAACAGAcagaaaattaataagaaagaGATCTAATTTACCGGTATTTGGTGCTCCCATGAGTGAGGTGAAAGACTGAAGAGAAGGGAGACTTTGCAGACGCCAATTCCGGTATCGTTAGGTTCGATATTTTTTAGAACATCAGAAGAGTTTAGTTTTAAGGTCCAAAAGACTTGTTTACACCAAAGGTATATTGGAAACCAAAACTCATatcttctcattttttaaaattaaaatacttatttatctcttaattttttaatattttattaaatttaataataaaatcgttattttatttaaaatattaaacaattataattttattttattctctcATCTTTCAATTTcgaaaactaacaactttatcattgtttaaatatttgtaatttttaaaaatgactatttcgTCTCacatataagttttttttttttctcctctcttcaACCACCACTTCATCTCCGGTCGACAGCTTCCTCTTCCCACTCTCACTATCAGAATATTTTAGTCAGTCGTCTAGGGAGGTCATGCAACAGAGACAACATAGAATCGTCGTCTCTTCATTAGACCTCTCCGTCGGGAAAAATCATCGACCTTCCTCAATAAAGagatttgacaaaaaaataacGTCTCTTCATTGACTCTGAGGCACGTCCTCCAATGATAGTCTGCCAAACTATTCAGATGGAGAGGGTGGAAAGAGGAAGCCGCCAGTCGAAGACGAAGTGGTGGCCGGAGAGGGGAGAAAAGAGTAAAACTAGAAATGTTTAGGAGGAAATGAAGttggtagttttcaaaatttggaagaaaaatgagataaaattataatatttttaatatttttagtaaaataataattttacccttaactttaacaaaatattttaatagaa is part of the Mangifera indica cultivar Alphonso chromosome 13, CATAS_Mindica_2.1, whole genome shotgun sequence genome and harbors:
- the LOC123195028 gene encoding putative GDP-L-fucose synthase 2, with amino-acid sequence MGAPNTDSSSSFLSDRSAKIFVAGHRGLVGSAIVRKLISLNFTNLILRTHAELDLTRQSDVHAFFAAEKPDYVILAAAKVGGIHANNTYPADFIAINLQIQTNVIDSSFRHGVKKLLFLGSSCIYPKFAPQPIPESALLTGPLEPTNEWYAVAKIAGIKMCQAYRIQYNFDAISGMPTNLYGPNDNFHPENSHVLPALMRRFHEAKVKGAKEVVVWGSGSPLREFLHVDDLADACVYLMENYGGLEHVNVGSGKEVTIKELAELVKEVVGFEGELVWDSSKPDGTPRKLMDSSKLADMGWRPKIELKGGLVDTYKWYLENV